From Methanococcus maripaludis, the proteins below share one genomic window:
- a CDS encoding ABC transporter substrate-binding protein, with protein sequence MKIPTILVIISSVLILTSFSGCISSYGKEYNTVTPGVLTVGITPEMPPQQYYEEGELKGFDIDLMKEIANNMGLKPEFKIYEYGGAHEALLNGEIDCLPSMTISPERKEDMDFSRAYIQTYVVVAVFENSPYRELKDLNGKNIAVVTNTYTEDWAKDYLGSINANIKSYDSIQGLVSDIYSKNIDAVVTDQIQLDYYSKQKSFESRLIFEKMTIEYWAIAVKKDNHDLQNEINDALFELEENEALYELKNKWYD encoded by the coding sequence GTGAAAATCCCCACAATCCTCGTAATAATATCATCAGTATTAATACTAACTTCTTTTTCAGGATGTATCTCTTCTTATGGCAAAGAATATAATACAGTAACTCCCGGCGTATTAACAGTTGGAATTACGCCAGAAATGCCGCCACAACAATATTATGAAGAGGGTGAACTGAAAGGTTTTGATATCGATTTGATGAAAGAAATTGCAAACAATATGGGCTTAAAACCCGAATTCAAAATTTACGAATATGGCGGTGCACACGAAGCACTTTTAAACGGAGAAATCGATTGTCTCCCCTCGATGACGATTTCACCAGAACGAAAAGAAGACATGGATTTTTCAAGGGCATACATCCAAACATATGTGGTTGTTGCAGTTTTTGAAAACAGTCCTTATCGCGAACTTAAAGATTTAAACGGTAAAAATATTGCAGTTGTGACAAACACATATACTGAAGATTGGGCCAAAGACTACTTGGGAAGTATTAACGCAAATATCAAATCCTATGACTCAATTCAAGGATTAGTTTCAGACATATATTCGAAAAATATTGATGCAGTGGTTACTGATCAGATCCAGCTGGATTACTATTCAAAGCAGAAAAGTTTTGAATCCAGATTGATTTTCGAAAAAATGACAATTGAATACTGGGCAATTGCAGTCAAAAAAGATAATCACGATCTCCAAAATGAAATAAACGATGCATTATTTGAATTGGAAGAGAATGAAGCACTTTATGAATTAAAAAATAAATGGTACGATTAG